Genomic DNA from Elgaria multicarinata webbii isolate HBS135686 ecotype San Diego chromosome 2, rElgMul1.1.pri, whole genome shotgun sequence:
CTCTATAAATGTCCAAGAGCTTCACAGAGTTTTATATGTAAAATCACAAGGATGCAAATCATTGGGTGTTTGGGAACTATTGTGTGTTTAGTTGAGTCCTTGTATAGCATAATGGTTAAGAAAATTAGCTGTGAATAAAGATTCTTGTGACTCACTAAGAGGCCATCATGTCATGGGGCAGAATTTAGCAAATCTTACATACAACAAATTAATAAAGTAAGTGGGTCTTTCTTTAATTAGTAGTACTTGTAGTAGTTCCATTCCTTTGCTTTCAGTGGGATGTAGATGTGATTAGTGTTTGTTGGATTGTACCTGTTGTTTCTAATGGGGAAAGGAATGCCTAGATAAAAATTTGAGGTAGACATTGAAGTTGTTGCAATACATTGGTCTATCTTCCAGGAAACGGCCAAGTGTTCTCCTGTGGATCTAATTCCTTTGGACAATTGGGAGTTCCTCACACTTCTGGAGGATGTACTTCCCCAGAGAGAATTGAGGTAAGGTGCTTGAGAAAATGGCGCTGTGCCAGCATAAGCATTTTATTTAGCCATTCTGTCAAAAAAGAATTAGACTTACTGTTCAGTTATAAAAATGTGGTGGCTTCTTCCCCAAGTGACATcactgtagatcagccttccttaacctttaactcccatcagccccaatcaacatggccaatggttaggaatgctgggaattgttgtcctaaacatctggagggcaccaacttggggaaggctgctgtaggtcAGTGTTGCAGATCTTGATCTTACTTTGTATATGTATGCACTCCATATATATGAACCCATCTTGACAATTCTACTGTTGATTGAATTGGCTTATAAATTGAATTAGTTTCTGCAGTATTTAATTCCCAAAGGGAGTCTAAAAAGTgttctcccctctccctttgTCCCATAGTCTTTACAGGAGAGGGTGATAAATGTTGCTGCTGGACTGAGACATGCACTTGCTGTCACTGGTGAGTTAGATCTTTGCTATTTTtaatactttgtgtgtgtgtgaagagccaGTAATACTAACGTTAAAAATGCTATACCAGGTATAGGCCTGTTTCTCCAGCAGTAAATGCTACATGATTCAGAGGAAGCCGTGAAACAAGAAAGAAATTCAGCCCCAGTTATTTATTGACAGTCTAACACTTCACTTTAATATCTTTTAGAAACTTGCTTATTATCATTGGCCATTACTTTAGCTCCTAGTTAAGTGTCCCAGATGTAATTCAATGGACCATTAAACGGaatttgtagtagtagtaataatactattaataatattaataataacaataatatgggCTCTTACCTTAGGACCTTTAAAGTGTAAAGTGGCTTGCCTTTAAAATAAACTCTGCAGCTAAATATGAATGCATTCTTCTGGCACAATATGGCTATTTGCATCCTTGTTTAGGTCACCAATGCATTCAAAGTGCTACTTTTGACATTTAATGCTTTAAATGGTTGGTGTCCAGATTATTAGTGAGCCTGCCTACATCCATATGAATCTGTCCATGCTTTAAGATCATTTTATGAGGCTCCACTCACTAACCTGCTGCCAGAATCAGTAAAGGCCCtagagatgccccccccccactatggaattccctcctgaCAGATGTTTGCCATATCCGTTCATGACCTGTTTAGatgtatatttaaatatcttAAGTGTGTTCCTAAAAAAATGGACATGTGAAACGGCCCTGAATTGGATGCTGGGATACCATATTTGAGGTGTTGAGAATTTTGCTGTTAAACTATTCTAGTGTTATAATGTATGTATTAAATATCTTCCAAGTTTATTTTTTATGTGAATACTAAAATATCAACACACTCTTACGGTTCTGTTATCAGGGATCAGcccttaactttaaaaaaatcaatttccttTTGCATGTATCTGCTGAAAAGAAAATGGTTCAGTGTTCCAGTGGGGAATTGGGATGGCGTCTCAGGCAAAGCGGGCATGCCAAGGGGAAATGGTCCCATCCTTCTTGAGGGCAAAAGAGCCTTGCAAAGTAACAGGTTCGTTTTCTAAaatatgtattgtatttctacatGTACGGTATTAGGTACTAAAATGTTTATGATATAGTGTCTTATATGTATGCTAGGATCCACCAATTTTGGTTTGACATAGGTTGTCCCCCAATGCTACTGACTCTTCCATCCCCAAGGCCTTGCTGCACTGTGCTCCTGTAACTGGGTGTTTTCCATTCCATCGCTATCTTAGCCCAGTTCAAATACAAAACTAGGCTTTCCCCTTTTTGCAGAATACATCATCCCAATCTCATCCTTTGCTGCTCAACAGCTGAGCGACGCAAAGATGGTGTTGGAGGCCAAAGCAGGACTTCCCATACCTTGTCTGCCTTTGCATCTTTCTACTCTTAGCAGTGTGATAGGATGGGATATCTGAAGGAACACAACATTCCAAGGTATCCATGTGTACGTTCTGGTCAACATCTAAAGCCCCTTTCCATGTTCTTTGCCTTTAGAGGCGAGGCAAGTGGGCACAaataagacaaagtatttatatattgttacccagctttTGCTGCGCCCCAAATGTTTTTGAAAAACTATGTAAGAAGaatacttttatagaaagacagagatgcaaaatgtctggaaataatgaagccatgggggaaaatgattttagatctgtaaagagtgctaaaaaatattgcttatttttcagtttttccccaaacccccccccacatattTCCCCCCATGGCCTTGAAATTTCCAGACAATCTACATTTCTACATGCAGCTCAATCCCTCAATTCTTTCCCCAGCTCTCCTCACCTCCCCCCTCCACTAGCCCTTAACTAATTGCACTGCTGCTGAAATCAATTTCACAGCCACCCCTGCTTTTCCCTTAAAACCCCCAACATGCTGAGAGACTGGATAACAACACTGGTTTACACTGCAGGATTGTCAATGACAACCCAAACTTCCCTTAGCCAAATTGATACAGCAACACTAGGCTAGTTTACAGGGTTGGCATAACCAAGGCTTTCTCAGCCACAGCCTTGCCTCTTCCAatttggaaacaacaacaacaacagactatCTGCATACATTTggcaagaattttttaaaaatgtttacaaacTCAGAAAAAATATCCCATACTTTTCATGGTACTTCTATGTTTTGTACAGATAGTAGCACATCATTGGCTGAAAAATCATTGCCTTGAATAACACCAGTAAGGTTGTGACATCATTTGAGTGTGAGCTCTGATGCAGTTAACCTTGCTCAGTTTTGTATGGAGAAAAGAGGTGGTTGCATTGGGCATAATAGTCTTTGTGCATCTCTGCCCTTACCTCCAGAATGGAATACAGACATAGACAGAGTTGGGaagagggatggatgaatctgtcaatttcagtttctttcagtttctcattttttccatcttaaatttggtttatcCCAAACTTGAGatgttttttatattatttatttatttatttttacacctCTAGACCATCCTATATCCAAGGTTCTCTGGGTGATAAAGTGAAGAtaaagtgaagataaatttgcatgaaaattcatatgcattattGTGCAAGCTATTTTtcctaatatgcatttttttgcaAGTAATATTCCTACTGCAACCATTACTGAAtgctattttcactaatatacatattttgtatgcattttgaaaAACTCTATTGCAATATTCAGGGAAGTATGAATTTTGAGGGATAGCTGAGTTTTcctttgcatattggtttgaaagtactaaattaagtaagtttgcattaaaacatgaatttctcccccattcatgGCTGGAAATATGGATTTATTCTTACAATAGTTAAATCAAAAAAAGGTATGCTATAGATTTAACTTTGGGAACTGGCCTGATGGATTCTGATCTACTTGTATTTATTATGTTAGAGATCTGGCAAATACTGGTGTCTGACAACTCGGTCACTTGGCATGACTGGTGGAATTGATGTGAAACATCATagttatgattctgtgatctttcCAAGGTTACTTCGCATAGTGACTGCCCCAAGCACTTGCAAATTCTGCAATGTAATATGCAGGTCATTTTCTCCTCCTACTATTCCTTTTCTGAGCGCAAAAGAATAAGTTAattcaaaatacattttagatTGTCATTACTAGGAATTTGCCCAGTAACAATGCTCCTTAGcacatctcccccaccctccctaaATCTGTGCACTTGGctacctcctccttctctccccgtaCCTATGTACACTACTCTGGTAACCTAAACAGCCGTTCTATGGTTGTTGCTAATGGTTTAAAAAAAGTAGTTCAGCTGCATGTAGGTGAGTTCTGACCTATAACATTAGCTGGGGAGGTAGTAACCCAATAGAACCCAAGAAGCTTCCTTCACTACGTATCCTGCATTTGTGATTCCCCACCCCGCCATCCCCAGTTCTGTTCTTATGCAGTTCTGTGTTGTGGCTTTATGGATTGCTAAATGCCTCTGTGAAAGGAAATCTCTCTCTACTACTAATGAAATGTAATGGATTATCATTTTAGGTCTAGAAAACACCAAAGTGAAGAGTGTCATTTCTGGCTCATACCATGCTGTCTCACTCACAGGTAGGTTTCTCTGTGTGTGGTCACCTCTTTTCTTTGGCTGAAATGCGCAAAGTATTTTGTCTCTcagattattactattatttattttattttattacatttatataaccgccccatagccaaagcactctgggcactttacaaagattaaaatagtgaacattaaaaacaaatatccaaAACAACAGACAGAATTCATTTAGTTGAACTTACCTGTGAAATGTGGTGTCCTGAGCATTTCAGTGATCACATTTAATTCAGGTGTACTTTGCAACACATACTTCCTATTCTCACCTTTTTTAACAGATTTGTGACCCCATTCCAAAGACATAACAAGTAGGATATTCTTTTACCCTTGTGGAATATGAaggagcattttttaaaagtcatagTGCGGAAAGAGATTCAGAACATTAATGGCTTTAACCCCTCTCCCTGAAACTCTCTAGCTGCTGCCTTAGCTTTTCTTCCGGTGCACAATTTTGATTGAGATTGGAAGCCGCTCATATTGGATTGGCAAGTTTTGTGTagtgctgtgtttatttatttattacatttatataccgccccatagctgaagctctctggtttgTTGTACTGCCTGGATTTTTTTTGTGGAGAGTTAAGTTGCAGCCATGCGTAGTTGTACACATCGGGTTGTGTCCAGCGATGGCTTTGCACAACTGGAAAGCATTTCAGCTCTCGTTTTTCACTGTTACTTGCCCCCCTGCATCTGCTCTGCATCCCCCTAAAAAGCTGTTCCTGAGGGTCAAGGGACCCTCCAGAATAGTATGGGATATGTCACTGAGGGATGCAGCAAGTGGGAGAAAATGGAAGTCCTGTCTTGTGCGTCAAGAAGTACTTCCCACTAGTGCAATACCACTATTGATATTACCCGTTGTAATTTAAGCTTCATTTCTTGTCCTTCGTGATGTCTGAATTGcaatttaagtattttttttaaaaaaattgatgtaTTATTGTTTTTAGAATGCTCATCTAAGTCATGTTCAAAGACAAGACTGAAAGCAAATGTACAAGTGAACAATGATGTAGAAGGACACCTTCTATATCCTTTCTTAATATCTTTCTGTCCTTTTAAGATGAAGGAGAGCTGTATGTTTGGGGGAGCAACAAACACAAGCAGCTAGTGAGCAAAGATTATTTTCTTATGAAACCCCTGAAGATAGAAACTCACTATTATGGAGGCGAAAAGGTCAAAAGAGTGTGGAATGGATGGACCCACATGATAGTGCAAACAGGTAGGACACAGAAAGTTGGGTGTTACTTATGAAAATATTCACTTTATTgaacatggtttttttttataaaaaggttTATAAAAGAATCTTCTGGTTGAGATGTGTGGAAGATATGGCAAAATCCTGAGAGTGGAAAATGTGTGGTATCAATTGGCCTTTAGTACTGAGCGGTGTGAGTTTCTGGAGGCATTCCCATCTTGTTGAGATCTCATGTGGGAGCAGAATCCATGTTATGgggaggaagtggaaggaaggtatGTTTATAAGTGTTGCGTCCTTCGTTTGTGATGGACAATAGGCAGCTTcccaaggaattttttttttttttttttttacataatcaGTGGTTTGGTCACAACATAAAACTATAGTTTAGCACCTGGTGCCTTTCCagttattttggattacaactcccagaattcctgattgtggtcatgctggctggggttgatgagcattgaagtctgaaacatctggagtggTTTGTatgctccctctttctctttcctcctctgGTGCAgccgagaggaggaggattggaagCTATTGCTTCTGTTTAcaattaactgcagtttagcattGTGTTGAAACCATAGACCTTTTCATATGCTACTTGCCTTTACAGGGCTCCTGGTCACATGCATAGAGCTCTCTGCACAAACAACTGTTCATGTCAGGGCCTTGTTCTTGCATTCAATGAATGTGCAGAACAATGGTACCATAATGTATTAAAAGGGATCTTGTTGCATGAGTATTGATATTTGGATACAGGGCTCAGGAAGACCCCTGtataaaaccctggagagccactgctagatAGACCagaggtcagatctacactatggctttaaagagctttatagcagttttgaaaatggtatatgcagtgtgtcctgggccccaacagttgtcaaaactgttataaagtgctttaaagcagtagtgtagatcctgccttggtatgAAACAGTTTCTTCTTAAGATGTGCTGCCTCATGCTCCCAATATTGTTGCTACAAAGCCACAAATACTTCTCCATGTTGTGTTCTGTATAGCTCATTTGTGTTTAAAACAACTTAACCTTCTAACACTTCAAAGATTAGAAAATGGGTTCATCTTTAATGCTCCACAAAACTCTTCTACCTGGTTTGCATCATCACTGCGGCctgccatggtttattaaccacaatGTGTTGTGGCACCTATGGGTGCCAGGTGGCCAatctgagccccctccccctcagcttctcatgtcatccgaacctgatgagggtagatattattattattattgaattttcTTTCATGCAATAGTCCAGACATACCAATGATGATAATAAATCAATGACAAACATGGCCATCCCTCTGTGACCTGTATTTGAATATGTAGCTTGTTTTCCTGGTATCCTTGCAGGTTGCATTATCAAAAGAGCTACAAAATTGCAAAACCTGAGCAGAAAGCTGCTGCTTGTAGTTGTTGCTTCTTATGATGATGGGGCTAGATTCTGTAATGCTCCAGATGTAAATTAGGTTACATAAGGATCACACAGAAGTTCTTTGAGTGAAGGCAGTCCTAAATATAGCAGAAGGGTGGTGAAGAACAGCAGAATGAGCATCTTAAGCCTTATAAAAGGTGAGTCATCCTCAGTTCAGAATAAGTGCCTTCCTCCTTAAACTGGTATGGCAGATAACAAAGGCAACCTTAATTAAGGAAGTTTATTTATCTTAGAGCTCTCCTGAATAAATCCACTAATCTGTCATGTACCATCAATTCAAATTACCATAAAAATGGGTAAGTAAATTCTTGGTGCAACCAAAGATTTACAAGCTCCTTCCCCTGAAAGTtaatattaaacacacacaacacacacacacacaacacacacacaacacacacacttacagtGTCATTTCTGACTGCAGCAAAAATCCAGCTGGAGCTGTAAAACATCCCAGAGGAAAAATCTATCATCAGACTACTAGCAGCATAGCATCATGTCCTTCCTACAAATCATCTTTGAATTTGAAGTTACTTGAAAATCCTATAGCAACATTTCAGTGACATTTTGTGTGTGCAGGAAACCCATCCAGATCAGGAGTGTggtgggggcaaagggttaatCCTCCTATGTCCAACTCTAGGGTCCTGAACAGCCCTGTGGTCATGGGCAGAGCTTATGTGATTAAAGGCACGTGTAATTTGTTCCACAGAGAAGTACTTCACATGTTGGAGTTTGGTTTTTCCCCACCTCTCTTCCAAGTGTTCCATAGCAAAATTATATTGGACACTTCATTGTGTGCTAAATTATTTTAAGTAAGCGAGGCTTTGCTTTTTGCCATTTTTGAGCTGTTTAATTACACTGCAGCACCTACATGCCCCACCTAAGTACCGGTGACTTGCTGTTCTAGGCAGTGTTCCCAGAAAAGGAAACGAATGGCAATATTATGTTGGAGAAACTTAGGAAGACTGTCAGTGAGCAAATTAAAATTGAGGGGATGCAAGAGTTTAGAAATGGCTAATCAGGTGCCTTGTGTTCATCTTGTTAGAAAGGTGATAGCAGTACTCTTTATTCCTTCATATTGAGAGGTTGTATAGCATTGTAGCTAGCAATGCAATctcatacatgtttactcagaagtaagtctcattgacttcAGAGGGGCTTATCTCCAAATCAGTGTGTATAGGACTCCAGTCTTCGAGTTTGCCTGAGCTTTACCTCAGTTCACTAGGTGGCCGTTattccttctgcctgctctgcAATGTGGGGATAATAATATGGACCTGACCTACTTTACAGGATGGTTGTAAGGatcactgagataatgtatgtaaacccttttgaacatttaaaaagggtctaaataaatgctaagtattattggTTCATTAAATGTAGTGTTATTTGCAATTTAATGTGAAGTAGGGTCTTAATGAAGAGGTTGTAGCACAGTAATCTCCTAATAAGAGATTAACCTTCAGAAGGCAGCAGaattctcctccctctcccccttgttCTCTTAGAGAACTTGTTCTGAGAAGATGAAAGGGATGAGAGAGGTAATTACATAGATGTTTCCCCCCTCACTTTTGTCCTTGCTGAAATTCATTTGTTTCCATTACCCCTTAGTACTTCATGTGTTGTTTCATGAAGTATGAAGGTATCTCACTTCCAATGAGTAAGCTCAATATTCCA
This window encodes:
- the SERGEF gene encoding secretion-regulating guanine nucleotide exchange factor isoform X4; amino-acid sequence: MAVAREDSTQALFAWGANSYGQLGLGHKEDALLPQALKEFLCNQKNIKSITGGGGHSALLMDTGELFLCGQNKDGQLGLGHAEEVMLFTLCAALSGCPVIQVSCGWDFTVILAGNGQVFSCGSNSFGQLGVPHTSGGCTSPERIESLQERVINVAAGLRHALAVTENGSVFQWGIGMASQAKRACQGEMVPSFLRAKEPCKVTGLENTKVKSVISGSYHAVSLTDEGELYVWGSNKHKQLVSKDYFLMKPLKIETHYYGGEKVKRVWNGWTHMIVQTDRMRFRAQSSNSWWSMFFLGME
- the SERGEF gene encoding secretion-regulating guanine nucleotide exchange factor isoform X3, coding for MAVAREDSTQALFAWGANSYGQLGLGHKEDALLPQALKEFLCNQKNIKSITGGGGHSALLMDTGELFLCGQNKDGQLGLGHAEEVMLFTLCAALSGCPVIQVSCGWDFTVILAGNGQVFSCGSNSFGQLGVPHTSGGCTSPERIESLQERVINVAAGLRHALAVTENGSVFQWGIGMASQAKRACQGEMVPSFLRAKEPCKVTGLENTKVKSVISGSYHAVSLTDEGELYVWGSNKHKQLVSKDYFLMKPLKIETHYYGGEKVKRVWNGWTHMIVQTDRMRFRAQSSNSCPTWNPRRFHGLDGSSN